The following is a genomic window from Methanomassiliicoccales archaeon.
ATGGAGACCGCGCTACAGGTCAAGTGCATTAAGACGAACATAGCCAGCACCAACCTGATCGGAGCGCTCGTGGCGATGAACTCCTACGGAGCCATCGTAGCGTCCATGGCCTCCGACGCGGAGCTCGAAATGCTGTCCAAGCATCTGACCGTCTTTCGGTTGGATGACCGCTACAACGCCGCCGGCAACAACATCCTGGTCAACGACAAGGGCGCTTTGATCAACCCGGAGATCGACCCGGCGCTGTACTCGGCGATAGCAGAGACGCTCCAGGTAGAGGTCGTTCCCGGCACCGTCGCCGGTCAGAACATCGTCGGTTCGATGTGCTGTGCCACGAACAAGGGCATGCTGTGCCACCCTGAATCCACGAAGGCGGAGTTCGAGGTGCTGCAGTCGGTCCTTAAGGTCAAGCCGGCCATCGGTACGTTGAACTACGGTTCGGGAATGGTGGGCGCCTGCATCGTCGCGAACTCGAAAGGGGGCGCGGTCGGATTCAGGAGCACGCCGATCGAACTGGGCCGGGTCGAAGACGCGCTGGGCATCTATTGAGATCGTCCCAGGTAATAATTTTTATTTTTCCAATAATATTTCGTTCTGGGATGATTTGATATCTCATCAATGGAATCGCTCCATCATGAAGGGACAAAAAGACGGTATCGAAAAGGTTGTGGGGTTGATATTCGTCGGCGGCCTATCTGCCCTCCTAGGTTATGCGATGGCACCACATGATGTAGGTATGGCGAACACCCTCGCGGTGGATCTGTACCTCTCGGCCTTCTTCATGCTGGTAGGTGCGGGGCTGATCGTCCTGGGCGTTAAGAAACTGATAGATTAGGTCACGACCGAGGCCCAAACGCTCGAACAGCGGATCGGATCGTTTGCATATCCAGCTTCAACCGGTCTCTGCATCAAGGAGAGAATATCCAGTATGCTGTCTCCGTCGGAAGCTCGTCCGGCATGAACTCGATCTCGTTCCCCACACGTACCACCTTTTCCTCCGGCAATCCCTCGAGGAACTCGTCGATGGTATGGATGGACATTGACAGACCGCCGATGCGGAAATGCATCGGAACCGCCACCTTCGGCTTTAAGATCCCTATGAGCTCCTGCGCCTGTTTCCCGTCGATGGTGAACACTCCGCCAACAGGCAGGAACAGGACGTCGATCGGCTGGAGGGCGGCGATCGTCTCTTGATCGAGCATATGGCCCAGATCGCCCAGATGACAGAATACGACGCCGTTCAGGGTGAAACGGAAGATATTGATCTTACCCCGTTTGGCACCGTTGCTATCGTCGTGGAATGCTGGGACTCCCAATATGTCGACTCCTTTCTCGGTCCGGTGTCCCGACTCCCTGACGCATTTGAAATCGCCCCTCACGATGCGTGCGCAATTGTGATCGAAATGCTCATGGCTGATGAGGACTACATCCGCCTTTACCACCGGCGGTTTGACCCCTAGGGATTTCCCGTCATGGGGATCGGTGACGACCGTTACTCCATTTCTCACTTCAAAACATGAATGACCGTGCCAGGTGACCCTCATTTTCTCGCCTTCACTCGCTCCGGAACTCTGCGCCACAATCGGGGCAGGTCTTGTCCGTCACCTTTACCATCTCATGACATTTTGGACAGATAAGAACTTCTCTGCTGGGTTTGACCTCCGGTGCCGGGGTTTCTGCGAAGGCCATCTTGGCCGGAGATTTCGGAACCAAAAGACCTACCGCTCCGATGACCACCATCATCGAGGAGAGCGTGACCATGGCCCAACCTCCTCCCCTGCCCATGGTGCTATCGCCGAACATGATGGCTACCAGGTACGATATGGCGCCGAGAGCGAGAACGGCAGCGAGCGCTACCCTCCGCATGGGTTTATTCGCCGGAGTGAACACCTTGGGCACCGGTCTCACCACCCGCCTTACGACCTTCCTTTCCTTCACCGGTTTCGGCTCTGGAACCGGTTCGGTCTTTGTCTCAGGCATTGGTTCTGATGCAGGTGTGACCGTGATTGGTAGAGGTTCTGGAATGATTATCTTTTCCGGTGCCGGAGCGGCTATGACGGGCTCTGGAACCGGCTCTGGCTGTCGGATCTCCAGAGGGGTCTCTTTGACCACTGGCTCGGACACTTCTTCCGGAGACTCAGGCGGTGCGACGACCGGAGCAGGCACGCTTTTGACCGGTTCCGTCATCCTCACGTAATAATCGTTATCGTTCCTTTCCTGTTCTCTAGCCTTTGCGGGTGTGTTTATCTTGTCCCTTTTCACTATGGTGGACTCAATCCGCTTGGAAACGTCCTCGTCTACCAGGACCCGCTCGTCGCTATCTCCCATTTTTTCTAGTGCCTGGATATTGTCGTCCCAATCTTCGCCTGCGATGAACCTGAGTCCACAGAAATCGCATTGAAGAGCTGACGGTTTGTTTCTAAGACCGCAGCGGGGGCATTCCTTATATCCGGCCTTTCTATCCATTTGTCGTTACATTCCCTTCCTTATTATATTTGTTTTGCATCACATTCCGCACAGTGATAATCCAGATGTTCTGACTGGCGTGGAAAGATATAAGGACGCCAGCGTTCTTCGATCCTACCATTGGTGAACGCTTGACAAAACCTTCATATAGCGAACACCTGGATGGAGCGGATAGATGAAGATACTGGTCCTCAGTGTGGACAGAGACGACGATTTTGGGGTCAAGGCGGGCATGAACAGTCCGTTCGTCGGCCGAGAGGAGAACCTCGAGGCGGCCCTCGCACTGGGTCTGAAGGATCCAGAGGACTGCGACGTAAATACCGTTCTCGCCGCGCTCAGCATTTACGATGATATGGCAAAGAAGGGCATGGACGTGGAGGTCGCCACCATCTGCGGCGACCCGAAGGTCGGCTTCGAATCCGACCTGGCCTTGGCCACCCAGTTAGACAATGTCCTGGGGACGATCAAGCCGGACAGGGTTATTTTGGTCAGTGACGGGGCGGAGGACGAGTTCATCTATCCAATGGTCTTCTCCCGGGTCAAAGTGGACTCGGTCCGACGCGTCTGGGTGAAACAGGCCCCTACCGTCGAAGGAACCTATTACATCCTGCTCAAGATGATGCAGGACGACAAGGTGCGCAAACGAGTGCTGACCCCGATAGGATTGGTCCTAACAGTGCTCGGCATCTTCGCCCTGTTACCGAAGTTGGTCGAACTGTACATGGACCCTACCATGATCAGCCTCATATCGGACATGGCCTTCGGTTCCATCGCCCTGGTCCTGGGCGTCTACATGATCGTCTACGCCTACAAGGTCGCCGATCGAGTGGCATCCTGGTACACGAGCACGGGTCGCGCCATCCGGTCCGGCAGCCAGATGATCCCATTCGCCATACTTACCATAGCCCTGGTGTTCATCGGTCTGTTCTTCGGCGTCGAGGCGGCCAACGCCAACCCGGACATCGACATCGTGCAGAAGATCCTCCTGTTCGCCAACGCCACGCTATGGATGTGGGCATTCGCGATATTCTCGTTCGAGACGGGACGGTTCGTCAATTATTATCTGTCATCGGGGAAGGTCTACTGGGCCTATCTGGTCATATCGGTCACGGTGTTCGCCATCAGCTTCATCGTGCAGGGCTCGCTGGACGCCTCCCTGTTCTTCCTGGGCTATTCCCACCTTAACCAGAACATCATCTTCCTGGAGATCCTCTCAGGATTCCTGCTCATGGGTTTCAGCGGTCTGATCAATACCAACCTGAAGACGACCTTGAGCGAGGCCATCAATAAGGACGAAGATCCGGAAAAGAGCCGTTATCCGGAAGCATGAGGTGTCAAGGATGGAGTTCAGGGACTGGGAACCGGTCTATGAACGGATCCTCGAGGATTTCGGTTATTCCAGGCAAGATGATGAGAGGGCGGCAAGGGAACTGGCCTCTTTAGCCATGGATGCTCCTCAGTGCGACGATGTATGCCTGACCGGGATGTTCGGAAATTGCGCCAGTGTTGTTGCCGGCCCGCCTCTCTCCGGGGGGAATCTTGCCGACCTTCTAAAGGGAACGGTCCTATCGGTCGGGACAGGGACCGCGCTACTATTGGATGAGGGCAAGGTGCCCGATTTTGTGGTGACGGACTTGGATGGAGATGTCGTTTCCGACCTCATGGCGAATTCCAGGGGAGCAGTGATGGTGGTCCACGCCCACGGGGATAACATCCCCGCCATGAAGAGTTTTGTCCCGAACATCAAGGGTCGAGTGGTGCTTACCACCCAGTCCGAACCGTTCGCCTCGGTGAGGGACTTTGGGGGATTCACGGACGGAGACAGAGCGGTGGCCTTGGCCGTGCACTTCGGAACCCGCAACCTGAGGCTCATAGGGTTCGATCTCCACAATCCCAGACCTAAGGCGGGTTCATCGATTGAAACCAAGGCCAAGAAACTGAGATGGGCGGAGCGGATCATCGAACAGATGGTCATGAAGAACGGCTTGATCTTGGAATATCTTTGATCGGTCAATGCCGACGTAAATGTTTTCCCCTATGGAAAATGTCGGTGCAAATGAGGCATCTTCGCTATTCATGCCGACATGCATCCTTTCCACTCAATGCAATTTCATTAATTTCATTCGTCACAAGTGGAGTATATAATGCTTGTTAAGATCGACTGGTCACGCATTTGTCCTAAAATCGATATATTTTCGAAAACCCGCCATCCAAATAAATCTATGTCCGGGTCAACAAATCCGACACTTTGTTCATTAATTGAAATTTATTAGTGCAATGTGTCGTTATTTTTTTTGATAATCATAACCATTGTCGTTTAAATATGGTTGCAAAATCGTTCGATGCATATTTGAGATACTGGATAACCAAAAATACTATGATTTAAAACAGATAAGCTATTTATAGCTTCAACTCTAATATGAAAAGTCAATCTCCCGATTTTTTGCTAAAAGGGAGAAAGGAGGAAAGCATATGGAAGGTTCAATGGATAGACCCCTCCCGGAAGACAAGGTGTCAAAACGCGGAAGCCGCAAGAAATTGTATGCCATAATTGTGGTAGCAGTTCTCGTCGTGGCAGGCATTTTGGCTGCTTTGGCACTTTCGAGTGGGAGTGCGAAGGCCCCTACGGTAGCGATCGGAGCCAATACCGGATCCGTCGCTCTAGGCGGGG
Proteins encoded in this region:
- a CDS encoding DUF373 family protein, whose product is MKILVLSVDRDDDFGVKAGMNSPFVGREENLEAALALGLKDPEDCDVNTVLAALSIYDDMAKKGMDVEVATICGDPKVGFESDLALATQLDNVLGTIKPDRVILVSDGAEDEFIYPMVFSRVKVDSVRRVWVKQAPTVEGTYYILLKMMQDDKVRKRVLTPIGLVLTVLGIFALLPKLVELYMDPTMISLISDMAFGSIALVLGVYMIVYAYKVADRVASWYTSTGRAIRSGSQMIPFAILTIALVFIGLFFGVEAANANPDIDIVQKILLFANATLWMWAFAIFSFETGRFVNYYLSSGKVYWAYLVISVTVFAISFIVQGSLDASLFFLGYSHLNQNIIFLEILSGFLLMGFSGLINTNLKTTLSEAINKDEDPEKSRYPEA
- a CDS encoding MBL fold metallo-hydrolase — translated: MRVTWHGHSCFEVRNGVTVVTDPHDGKSLGVKPPVVKADVVLISHEHFDHNCARIVRGDFKCVRESGHRTEKGVDILGVPAFHDDSNGAKRGKINIFRFTLNGVVFCHLGDLGHMLDQETIAALQPIDVLFLPVGGVFTIDGKQAQELIGILKPKVAVPMHFRIGGLSMSIHTIDEFLEGLPEEKVVRVGNEIEFMPDELPTETAYWIFSP
- a CDS encoding 6-hydroxymethylpterin diphosphokinase MptE-like protein; amino-acid sequence: MEFRDWEPVYERILEDFGYSRQDDERAARELASLAMDAPQCDDVCLTGMFGNCASVVAGPPLSGGNLADLLKGTVLSVGTGTALLLDEGKVPDFVVTDLDGDVVSDLMANSRGAVMVVHAHGDNIPAMKSFVPNIKGRVVLTTQSEPFASVRDFGGFTDGDRAVALAVHFGTRNLRLIGFDLHNPRPKAGSSIETKAKKLRWAERIIEQMVMKNGLILEYL
- a CDS encoding translation initiation factor IF-6; its protein translation is MLNLSSYNGNQYVGVFSCANENISLIPVDSSETLVNDMETALQVKCIKTNIASTNLIGALVAMNSYGAIVASMASDAELEMLSKHLTVFRLDDRYNAAGNNILVNDKGALINPEIDPALYSAIAETLQVEVVPGTVAGQNIVGSMCCATNKGMLCHPESTKAEFEVLQSVLKVKPAIGTLNYGSGMVGACIVANSKGGAVGFRSTPIELGRVEDALGIY